A region from the Myxococcales bacterium genome encodes:
- a CDS encoding ATP-binding cassette domain-containing protein produces the protein MNEPRFEAIARVVLAVDARGRRLMALVAAAQLADRLVLLTTAVVVPSALGRGAWSEGNALVAVAMTGAFAAVAAGRAVARSLAQGHLYVLLHAKASASLLGHDLLAAPGKGENERESALVDSIDIGVRICADMIPSLAADVVAAIAALWLMHRVVPARVFALGLAPAALAVLLLVAARRVAANESERAWNGYRPVLEHFSAVLSARLEIVANGAEGALQRALWASLERWRATVVRFEATVSVVARLPLLLAGLLLVVLVLVASPVSVSMSATSLSRQLLLLGAALPAFGGIVRALMEVSKVRVRVVPLATLLCESVEREPAAATAVGPPERIELQGVTFRYSREGPDVLRDASCAFSRGTVSLLIGANGGGKSTLLKVLLGLEAPARGHVMADGESVLEAAPGGSRLLGAVAYLPQRAHFSDRATVGSGLRLLAPAGDDAQALRWLERLALLDVLTRKGAGDPFAVKVADLSAGQRQRLALARIGLLDRPVWLLDEPDASLDVDAVEILRDVLAVEKASRIIVVAAHSSSLQPLADQVVLVTDGVVTAQVKSSDTLPQAP, from the coding sequence GTGAACGAACCGCGATTCGAGGCCATCGCTCGCGTCGTTTTGGCAGTCGACGCCCGCGGACGGCGGCTCATGGCGTTGGTCGCGGCCGCGCAGCTTGCCGACCGACTCGTGCTTCTCACGACGGCCGTGGTCGTCCCGTCAGCGCTTGGTCGCGGCGCATGGTCGGAGGGGAACGCGCTGGTCGCCGTCGCGATGACGGGGGCCTTCGCCGCCGTCGCCGCAGGTCGAGCTGTTGCGCGGAGCCTTGCGCAAGGGCACCTCTACGTCCTCCTGCACGCGAAGGCCTCGGCATCGCTGCTCGGCCACGACCTCCTCGCGGCACCTGGAAAGGGCGAGAACGAGCGCGAATCGGCGCTCGTGGATTCCATTGACATAGGGGTTCGCATTTGTGCGGACATGATTCCCTCGTTAGCGGCCGACGTGGTCGCGGCGATCGCAGCGTTGTGGCTAATGCATCGAGTCGTCCCCGCACGGGTCTTCGCGCTGGGGCTGGCGCCGGCCGCTCTCGCCGTTCTCCTGCTCGTGGCAGCTCGGCGGGTTGCGGCGAACGAGTCCGAAAGGGCATGGAACGGGTATCGCCCCGTGCTTGAGCACTTCTCGGCTGTACTCTCGGCACGACTCGAAATCGTCGCCAACGGCGCCGAGGGGGCATTGCAGCGTGCGCTCTGGGCGTCGCTCGAGCGGTGGCGCGCCACGGTCGTCCGATTCGAGGCCACCGTCTCCGTCGTGGCCCGCCTTCCTCTGCTGTTGGCGGGCCTCCTGCTCGTGGTGCTCGTCCTCGTTGCCTCACCCGTGTCGGTGTCGATGAGCGCAACATCGTTGTCCCGACAACTCCTGCTCCTTGGCGCAGCACTGCCGGCGTTCGGCGGGATCGTTCGGGCGCTCATGGAGGTCTCGAAGGTCCGAGTTCGCGTTGTGCCACTCGCGACTCTGTTGTGCGAGTCCGTGGAGCGCGAGCCGGCAGCCGCGACCGCCGTTGGTCCGCCGGAGCGCATTGAACTTCAGGGCGTTACCTTCCGCTATTCAAGGGAGGGCCCCGACGTGCTGCGAGACGCGTCGTGTGCGTTCTCGCGAGGCACGGTCTCGCTGCTCATCGGCGCAAATGGCGGGGGGAAGTCCACGCTGCTGAAGGTGCTACTGGGTCTCGAGGCTCCCGCTCGGGGCCACGTGATGGCCGACGGCGAGTCCGTTCTGGAAGCAGCGCCCGGAGGCTCGCGGTTGCTCGGCGCCGTCGCCTACCTGCCGCAGCGAGCCCACTTCTCCGATCGAGCCACGGTTGGTTCGGGTCTACGGCTTCTCGCGCCCGCTGGCGATGACGCTCAGGCCCTTCGATGGCTCGAACGCCTTGCTCTGCTCGACGTGCTCACTCGCAAGGGCGCGGGTGATCCCTTTGCGGTCAAGGTGGCTGATCTCTCCGCGGGGCAGAGGCAACGCCTCGCGCTGGCGCGCATCGGTCTCCTCGATAGGCCCGTATGGCTCCTCGATGAGCCAGATGCTTCTCTCGACGTCGACGCCGTTGAGATCTTGCGGGACGTCCTCGCCGTGGAGAAGGCGTCACGCATCATCGTCGTCGCAGCGCACTCGTCGTCGCTTCAGCCGCTTGCCGACCAGGTTGTGCTTGTCACCGACGGCGTCGTCACCGCCCAGGTGAAATCTTCGGACACTCTTCCGCAGGCTCCCTAG
- a CDS encoding lasso peptide biosynthesis protein has protein sequence MIRVRALHLLAQVALRTRAPRDAKAMIDACSRFLPRLRSGDEARRLADALDGSGTCLSRALVVTSLLDGAAVVVGVEPGAPVGPMVHAHAWVEYKGRPLREADPRGDEIVRL, from the coding sequence GTGATCCGCGTGCGCGCGCTTCATCTCTTAGCCCAGGTTGCCCTTCGTACGCGCGCACCGCGGGACGCGAAGGCGATGATTGACGCTTGTTCGCGGTTCCTCCCGCGCCTGCGCTCGGGAGACGAGGCGCGCCGTCTTGCCGATGCCCTCGATGGCAGCGGCACGTGCTTGAGCCGCGCTCTCGTCGTCACGTCGCTGCTCGATGGCGCGGCGGTCGTTGTTGGCGTTGAGCCGGGAGCGCCCGTCGGGCCGATGGTGCACGCCCATGCGTGGGTTGAGTACAAGGGTAGACCTCTGCGCGAGGCTGATCCTCGTGGCGACGAGATTGTGCGGCTGTGA
- a CDS encoding PqqD family protein, with protein MNVGPDDRFAAAADVHARAFDGETVIVDLKRGDYFGLNDLGARFWDGALQGKSARQVAESLEGMFEVTGERLLADLVALAGELVDRGLLVLKSP; from the coding sequence ATGAACGTGGGGCCCGACGACCGCTTTGCAGCTGCCGCAGACGTCCACGCGCGCGCCTTTGACGGAGAGACCGTCATTGTCGACCTCAAGCGAGGTGACTACTTCGGGCTCAATGACCTCGGCGCTCGCTTTTGGGACGGTGCGCTGCAAGGGAAGTCGGCGCGGCAAGTCGCGGAGTCGCTGGAAGGGATGTTCGAGGTTACGGGGGAACGGCTCCTCGCGGATCTCGTCGCTCTCGCGGGTGAGCTCGTCGACCGCGGACTCCTCGTCCTCAAGTCCCCGTGA
- a CDS encoding tail fiber domain-containing protein yields MDVEKKVGSVGGASNETVSNETSKRAYEAPRLRHLGSVRALTLGGTGGKGDKFSASGAKSSTRDAKEAIHYLTAEERTRVASDVLGLRLATYNYRAEVGEAPGRHFGFIIEDSPEAAFVRPEEKVVDVYAFATALAAVVQEQQASIRRLEAELAALKRA; encoded by the coding sequence ATGGACGTGGAGAAGAAGGTGGGCTCGGTGGGTGGGGCTTCGAACGAGACCGTTTCGAACGAGACGTCCAAACGGGCCTATGAGGCTCCGCGGCTTCGTCACCTGGGCTCCGTGCGTGCGCTCACGCTCGGCGGGACCGGCGGCAAGGGCGACAAATTCTCCGCTTCGGGCGCAAAGTCGTCCACGCGTGACGCGAAGGAAGCGATCCACTACCTCACGGCAGAGGAACGAACCCGCGTCGCTTCGGACGTTCTCGGCCTTCGCCTCGCGACGTACAACTACCGCGCCGAGGTGGGTGAGGCCCCGGGCCGACACTTCGGCTTCATCATCGAAGACTCGCCGGAGGCGGCGTTCGTCCGTCCCGAGGAGAAGGTCGTTGACGTCTACGCGTTCGCCACCGCGCTGGCGGCCGTCGTTCAGGAGCAGCAGGCCAGCATTCGGCGGCTCGAAGCGGAGCTCGCGGCTCTCAAGCGCGCCTAG
- a CDS encoding nucleotidyltransferase family protein has product MDAERATNWVQAERGRAAVIALAEDLAAVDVTLLVFKGLHLSFCVAPSPDYRFARDADALVLSGSFERAGARIRALSRWHLDDTNVSAHWLTDRETGAHVDLHKRVLPPRFGSLGRDALRSHARVDRAAFGSRVLVPDTLDAAVFTVANYAKDSLGNFGSPNIRADLGLMERFGGLEPRDLAARLAAYELRRVGLLTFTHLAAEDRAWERYRDACAASAAEQLLAAAVSRTIVDFAGRSERLSFLVVRLVGDTPGNVLSSGSLAVARFVRDFMRLRGLA; this is encoded by the coding sequence GTGGACGCCGAGCGTGCGACGAACTGGGTGCAGGCTGAGCGCGGTCGCGCGGCGGTCATCGCCCTCGCCGAAGATCTAGCCGCCGTCGACGTAACGCTGCTCGTGTTCAAGGGCCTCCACTTGAGCTTCTGCGTTGCGCCATCACCCGACTATCGATTCGCGAGGGATGCCGACGCGCTCGTCTTGAGCGGGAGCTTCGAGCGAGCTGGGGCGCGCATTCGTGCACTGTCGCGCTGGCACCTCGACGACACAAATGTGTCGGCCCATTGGCTTACGGACCGCGAGACGGGTGCGCACGTGGACTTGCACAAGCGCGTCCTGCCGCCACGGTTTGGTTCCCTGGGACGAGATGCGCTCCGTTCGCACGCTCGCGTTGACCGGGCGGCCTTTGGCTCCCGAGTCTTGGTCCCTGACACGCTCGACGCCGCTGTCTTCACGGTGGCCAACTATGCGAAGGACTCCCTTGGAAACTTCGGCAGCCCGAACATTCGCGCTGACCTCGGCTTGATGGAGCGCTTCGGCGGCCTGGAGCCCCGTGACTTGGCGGCCCGTCTCGCAGCCTATGAGCTGCGACGCGTGGGGCTCCTGACGTTCACGCACCTCGCCGCCGAGGACCGCGCCTGGGAAAGATACCGTGATGCTTGCGCTGCTTCCGCGGCGGAGCAGCTCCTCGCGGCGGCCGTCTCGCGCACCATTGTGGATTTCGCGGGCCGCTCCGAGAGGCTGTCGTTTCTCGTGGTTCGCCTCGTGGGCGACACGCCCGGCAACGTCCTCTCCTCTGGGAGCCTTGCGGTCGCTAGATTCGTCAGAGATTTTATGAGATTGCGTGGACTTGCCTAA
- a CDS encoding tellurite resistance TerB family protein, whose amino-acid sequence MGLFSRILGTQPQKKASDDVLLLHSMMLMACADGVLEGAEAATLEAFINTLPEFREADFDEQMIQAKKIAAKFKDSKEAVRALTDISSEAVRKKAFILAADIALASGDIDEREEELLGAMQRVLNIDDALAQKVVEVLALKYAQ is encoded by the coding sequence ATGGGTCTCTTCAGCCGGATCTTGGGAACGCAGCCGCAGAAAAAGGCTTCCGATGACGTGCTCCTCTTGCACTCGATGATGCTCATGGCGTGCGCCGATGGCGTCTTGGAAGGCGCGGAGGCCGCGACGCTCGAAGCCTTCATCAACACGCTGCCCGAATTTCGCGAGGCGGACTTCGATGAGCAGATGATCCAGGCGAAGAAGATCGCCGCGAAGTTCAAGGACTCGAAGGAAGCCGTTCGCGCGCTCACCGACATCTCGAGCGAAGCCGTCCGCAAGAAGGCCTTCATCCTCGCAGCGGACATCGCCCTCGCGTCCGGAGACATCGACGAGCGCGAAGAGGAGCTCCTCGGAGCCATGCAGCGCGTCCTCAACATTGACGACGCGCTCGCGCAGAAGGTCGTCGAGGTCCTCGCGCTCAAGTACGCGCAGTAA
- a CDS encoding M48 family metalloprotease → MPVDLTVLQARRDRTLREHLSKDRGVGKAMELFREKASGYGFRHRRDLLAGALRLNRSMAPTVSAALAECREILGVTTPIEVFVRPDAMFGAFAAKNPAGPVMIGLTSRLIESFSPTELKFVIGHELGHVAFDHFGIPMPITATIEDVGGALVSRPTQLELFVWCRAAEVSADRAGFVCARDEEVATRAFFKLASGVATDVIRPDLGAFVKQVESIASAPAARVEDRDDDDMLDCFSTHPYTPSRVRALLAFARSTTYRSLTGLGKGDVDAAALEAVVERDLALMEPTYLEEKGPTSDLMRRLLYCAGVSVAAVTGGISDVEQSALRALLGERESQAPSKLDDVKRELEEKLDVANREVALAGRMQLVQHLTVIAAADGVVDREEHAEISRISGRLGVDARIVEETLRGAAAPMD, encoded by the coding sequence ATGCCCGTCGACTTGACCGTTCTCCAGGCACGCCGCGACCGGACCCTCCGTGAACACCTGTCGAAAGACCGGGGCGTCGGGAAGGCCATGGAGCTGTTCCGCGAAAAGGCGAGCGGCTACGGCTTCCGCCACCGTCGGGACCTCCTGGCCGGTGCCCTTCGGCTGAACCGCTCGATGGCGCCAACGGTGTCAGCGGCGCTGGCCGAATGCCGCGAGATCCTCGGCGTCACGACGCCCATCGAGGTTTTCGTTCGGCCCGACGCCATGTTCGGCGCGTTCGCCGCGAAGAACCCGGCAGGCCCCGTCATGATCGGCCTCACGTCTCGGCTCATCGAGAGTTTCTCGCCGACGGAGCTGAAGTTCGTCATCGGTCACGAGCTCGGGCACGTCGCCTTCGATCACTTCGGCATTCCGATGCCCATCACGGCCACCATCGAGGACGTCGGCGGTGCGCTCGTCTCGCGACCGACGCAGCTCGAGCTCTTCGTCTGGTGCCGCGCCGCCGAGGTGAGCGCCGACCGCGCCGGCTTCGTGTGCGCGCGTGATGAAGAAGTTGCGACGCGGGCCTTCTTCAAGCTTGCCAGCGGCGTTGCGACCGACGTGATCCGGCCCGACCTCGGCGCCTTCGTCAAACAGGTCGAGTCCATCGCTTCGGCCCCGGCGGCGCGCGTCGAAGATCGCGACGATGACGACATGCTCGATTGCTTCTCCACGCACCCGTACACGCCCTCGCGGGTGCGGGCGCTCTTGGCGTTCGCACGCTCGACGACGTATCGCTCTCTCACCGGCCTCGGTAAGGGCGACGTCGACGCCGCGGCCCTCGAGGCCGTTGTCGAGCGCGATCTCGCGCTCATGGAGCCGACCTACTTGGAGGAGAAGGGACCGACCTCGGACCTCATGCGTCGCCTCCTCTATTGCGCCGGCGTGTCGGTCGCCGCGGTGACCGGAGGGATTTCCGACGTCGAACAGTCGGCGCTTCGAGCCCTCCTCGGCGAGCGTGAGTCGCAGGCGCCTTCGAAGCTGGACGACGTGAAGCGCGAGCTTGAAGAGAAGCTCGACGTCGCCAACCGCGAAGTGGCGCTGGCGGGCCGGATGCAGCTCGTTCAGCACCTCACCGTCATCGCGGCCGCCGACGGCGTCGTCGACCGCGAAGAGCACGCGGAGATCAGCCGCATCTCGGGTCGCCTCGGCGTCGATGCGCGGATCGTCGAGGAGACGCTGCGCGGCGCCGCGGCGCCGATGGACTGA
- a CDS encoding pirin family protein — MIAIRKATDRGHANHGWLDSHHTFSFADYYDPAHMGFRSLRVINDDRVQPGMGFGTHPHKDMEIISYVLEGALQHRDSMGTGSIIRPGDVQRMSAGSGVTHSEFNASKSDLVHFLQIWIMPAERGIKPSYEQKTFTADDKRGRLRLVASPDGADGSVTVHQDVRLYATVLGSGESIAHALASGRHAYVHVAAGEVELNGQPLGEGDGARVSEEAALLLKGVRHADVLVFDLV; from the coding sequence ATGATCGCCATCCGCAAAGCCACCGATCGGGGCCACGCCAACCACGGCTGGCTCGACTCGCACCACACGTTCTCCTTCGCCGACTACTACGACCCGGCCCACATGGGCTTCCGCTCCTTGCGCGTCATCAACGATGACCGCGTCCAACCGGGCATGGGCTTCGGGACCCATCCTCACAAGGACATGGAGATCATCTCGTACGTCCTCGAAGGCGCGCTCCAACACCGGGACTCGATGGGCACGGGCTCCATCATTCGCCCCGGCGACGTGCAGCGCATGAGCGCGGGCAGCGGCGTGACTCACAGCGAGTTCAACGCCTCGAAGTCCGACCTTGTTCACTTCCTGCAAATCTGGATCATGCCCGCTGAGCGCGGCATCAAGCCGAGCTACGAGCAGAAGACGTTCACGGCCGACGACAAGCGCGGCCGCTTGCGCCTTGTAGCTTCACCCGACGGCGCCGACGGCAGCGTCACGGTTCACCAAGACGTGCGCCTTTACGCCACGGTTCTCGGCAGCGGCGAGTCGATCGCGCACGCCTTGGCGAGCGGGCGCCACGCCTACGTGCACGTCGCCGCCGGCGAGGTGGAACTCAACGGGCAGCCGCTCGGCGAAGGGGACGGCGCTCGCGTGAGTGAGGAGGCGGCGCTTCTGCTGAAAGGAGTCCGCCACGCCGACGTGCTCGTCTTCGATTTGGTGTGA
- a CDS encoding radical SAM protein, protein MRVALLYPPPWKVAAAGAPPYLNGEGPPDGYRDGDLDADFHQIPYGLLALGAGVIRAGHQVKVMNLSGFEWPKVETVVSGLDAEVFGLSCWTANRRGVRYVTELIKAHHPGALVVVGGPHATPLAPELLRHYASVDAVCTGESDETLLELIAKRAAGQPLAGTPGAWVRENGHVSKGPERASIRNLDDLECVQRHFATHILMTSRGCPWACTFCGAETSWGRGFRANSVDYVVDAMASALERLPVKMIQIKDDTFTTNKKRVVELCRAIRARGLNFLWSCDTRVDLLTDELLKEMRLAGCQRLSLGVESGSQRILDAIEKKITVQEILTSTELAKRYGIKVRYYMMLGNRGETAESFAETLGFLQRAKPHEYIFSCLSVYPGTKDFQEAEKTWLDRDVFFREAFQELKTPFDAPEDVTALLNSWFKDNSGLRTAFRETTADYEAILGRLGDHHAAHMDLGAAYYHEGRFDDAERHIKRALDLSYPAPGLVYNHLACIAKARGDLDLMMEHFTTAAKLDPQHWILIQNVQRARAWFKDGGPGRGLPLELLVRHDFQLLERTMQPTLPGPLPDDLATWDAPAAPREGATFVKTPEMEGSGKGLLGRKLKVVS, encoded by the coding sequence ATGCGCGTCGCACTCCTCTACCCGCCGCCGTGGAAGGTCGCCGCCGCCGGCGCGCCGCCGTATTTGAATGGTGAGGGGCCTCCCGACGGCTACCGCGACGGCGACCTCGACGCGGACTTCCATCAGATTCCCTACGGCCTCTTGGCGCTCGGCGCCGGCGTCATTCGCGCAGGGCATCAGGTGAAGGTCATGAACCTGTCGGGCTTTGAGTGGCCGAAGGTTGAGACCGTGGTTTCCGGGCTGGATGCCGAGGTCTTCGGCCTCTCTTGTTGGACGGCCAATCGGCGCGGCGTGCGCTACGTGACGGAGCTCATCAAGGCGCATCATCCCGGCGCCCTCGTCGTCGTCGGCGGACCGCACGCGACGCCGCTCGCGCCGGAGCTCTTGCGTCACTACGCGTCGGTCGACGCCGTCTGCACCGGCGAGAGTGACGAGACCTTGCTGGAGCTCATCGCCAAGAGAGCCGCCGGTCAGCCGCTCGCGGGCACGCCCGGCGCGTGGGTGCGCGAGAACGGGCACGTGTCGAAGGGACCGGAGCGGGCTTCGATCCGCAACCTCGACGACCTCGAGTGCGTCCAGCGTCACTTCGCTACGCACATCTTGATGACGTCACGCGGATGCCCGTGGGCATGCACCTTCTGCGGCGCCGAGACGTCGTGGGGGCGAGGCTTTCGTGCCAACTCGGTCGATTACGTGGTGGACGCTATGGCGTCGGCGCTCGAGCGTCTCCCCGTGAAGATGATCCAAATCAAGGACGACACCTTCACGACCAACAAGAAGCGCGTCGTGGAGCTGTGCCGCGCCATTCGCGCGCGCGGCCTGAATTTCCTCTGGAGCTGCGATACGCGCGTCGACCTCTTGACCGACGAGCTCCTGAAGGAGATGCGTCTCGCCGGTTGCCAAAGACTCTCGCTCGGCGTCGAGTCCGGGTCGCAACGCATCCTCGATGCCATCGAGAAGAAGATCACGGTCCAGGAGATCCTCACATCGACGGAGCTCGCGAAACGCTACGGCATCAAGGTTCGCTACTACATGATGCTCGGCAATCGCGGCGAGACGGCTGAGTCCTTCGCCGAGACGCTCGGGTTCTTGCAGCGCGCCAAGCCGCACGAGTACATCTTCTCGTGCCTGTCGGTGTACCCCGGCACGAAGGACTTCCAGGAGGCGGAGAAGACCTGGCTCGATCGCGACGTCTTCTTTCGAGAAGCGTTTCAAGAGCTGAAGACGCCGTTTGATGCGCCGGAGGACGTTACGGCGCTCCTCAACAGCTGGTTCAAGGACAACTCAGGACTCCGCACGGCCTTTCGAGAGACGACTGCAGACTACGAGGCCATCTTGGGCAGGCTCGGCGATCATCACGCGGCGCACATGGACCTCGGCGCGGCCTACTACCACGAAGGCCGCTTCGACGACGCCGAGCGCCACATCAAGCGAGCCCTCGACCTCTCGTACCCGGCGCCGGGCCTCGTTTACAACCACCTCGCGTGCATCGCCAAGGCGCGCGGTGATCTCGACCTGATGATGGAGCACTTCACGACGGCGGCGAAGCTCGATCCTCAACACTGGATCCTCATCCAGAACGTCCAGCGCGCGCGGGCGTGGTTCAAGGATGGCGGCCCGGGCCGCGGGCTGCCGCTCGAACTCCTCGTTCGTCACGACTTTCAGTTGCTCGAGCGCACGATGCAGCCGACGTTGCCCGGCCCACTTCCCGACGATCTCGCGACGTGGGACGCGCCGGCGGCGCCCCGCGAAGGAGCAACCTTCGTGAAGACGCCCGAGATGGAGGGCAGCGGCAAGGGCCTCCTCGGCCGAAAGCTGAAGGTCGTTTCCTAA